The Tachysurus vachellii isolate PV-2020 chromosome 21, HZAU_Pvac_v1, whole genome shotgun sequence region AAGTAACCATGAGTCTGTGTGTTATTTCTGCTGCTCTGTATTCAGTGGCTCTGATTTCTGTCTGCTTTATCTCACAATATGAACGTATGAAACCTGGCAACAATTAAACATCGGTATTCCCTCTGCACGTCCTGCGTTCACTGGGTTTTTCCTTCGAAACAATAAAGCGCTGAGTCTTGGCTGAGCGGTGTGTTTTGCTCTAATAAGCCGGGCTGCAGCGTGCGGTTTGGCGGATCTCGTGTTAGAGCTCGGTCTGGTTTAAGTatctcaatcacacacaaatcctCAACGCCATTGTCCGGTTttcatataacacacaccatcctTTCAGCTCTGAGGTCAGGAGTGAGGTGAAGTGAGGTGGATGCTTTGTTTTGCTGCACTTTGCCTGGCAAATTAGGTTAAATGAAAATTTGTAAGCCTTTGAGATGATATCTTTTCTTAAGCAGCGCGTTCTGCTTTACAGGGTTCTTAATGGAGCGTTTAGGAAGAACTTTATTACATTAGGAAAGTGAGTGGCTCAGGATGGTGCTGAGCTGCTTGACAGATGTTTTCTCAATGCTGTGGTTTAATATTTAGCTCACAGGACATtaacatttgcatatttatatcTCCCGTTGGCCCATTTGTCATAAACATGCATATTTTAATTCACTATAACCTTAGTGTACGTCAGGGCTTTCACTGAGCTTCAGTTTTATAGAGCTTTACATTTTTGATGAGCTGAGAGCAGCGTGGTGGTTATGACACCGATATCTGATGACTTTACCCTTAACCCTGTGAGTTAACTGGGCACACACTCCTCTGCTTTAGGTCTGGTGTGACTGCGTTCCTCATGGCTGAGCGACTGATGTATTTTTATCGTGATGTGCTGAAGGTTTTGTGGCCGGGGTTACTGAGGACCGGAGGCAGAACGACAGACAGGACATCTGCAGACTCCCTGACAGTCGGGTTCCAGCAGCAAGTGTGTGATTTTATAAAGTCTCCTTATGAACTATAAGGAACAGCATTAAGTGGAAACTGGAGACTGAGCTCTGAGAGTGCAGTAGCCTGGTGTTTGTAGCCGTTATCCTGACCGAAGTGAATGTCATTACAGGGTGAGATTCAGCATAGAGACCTGTTATGAGCTCGATACTAAACATGGACGTAAGCCagaatctttctctctctctctttttttttttttttttttttttttttaaatttagaacAAAAtggttgtgtatttttaaacatttaatttagcaCAGTATGACCCGACATGCTGCTTATGCATTTACAATCACGTAAAATCAATTTAAGactatacacaatatatataaaggCATCATGCAGCTGCAGTAGGTTCATGGTTCAGCCCAATCAGGGCAGACGTCTGTGTTGACCACTCACCATTTTCCTCTGGTTGCTGAGGCAGAAAGTGCAGATCTGTTTGGGCTGCGAGTTCTCAGAATCACATGTAGGTGATCCATGATGATGATAGTAGGCTGTAGAAGGTCCACCGCTGTGGCAGGGCTGCCCGTCACCACAGGCCTCGCCTACCAGTAGGACGTTGCCGAGGTGCGAGATGTAGCTGGAAGCAAGGCGCAAAGTCTCAATCTTGGACAGCTTCCTGTCTGCCGGCTCGGTGGGGATAAGAGTCCTGAGAGCTGTAAAGGCCGTATTCACGCTGTTGGTACGGTCTCGTTCCCGCGCGTTAGCCACGTTCCGTTTCCGCCCTTCACCCGGTGGACTGCCTGCAGTGCCTGGTAGCAGCCCACCAATGTGCCCTCCTCCACCTCCGCTGCCCGGTTTCCTTTTCCTGCCACCCACCTTCAGCTCGTAGCCAGAGGCGTCCAGTTGGAAGGAGCGGTCATCCGAACCCGAGCTCTCGCTGCCGTTCTCCTCATCCTCAGACATCATGGAGATGTCCGAGTATAGGTAGCGGCTTGGGGCTGGACGCACCATTGCGAATGACATTTTTTGTATAAAACCCTTGTAGAGCACTCTGTGGCTCAGACCTCAGACACGGTCCAGAGTCATGCAGTGTTGGTCATGCAATCACGCAGTGGATAGAAACCATACAGCATGCAGGACCACCTTACTTCACTTCCTCACTTCAGACTCCTTTCTTGCATGCAGAGAACATCAGCGCCGCTGCCTCATGGAGTACTGGATGTTTGTGGAGCAGCACAAAAACGTCTTGCTGACTTTCTAAAGGCTTCAGTTAACGataatgttttgtctttttagcTTCTTTACTGACATCCACGGTGTTTGGTCTGTCTATCCACAGCTTCTTTGACTTTGTTGAAACTTTGTCCTGTgctatactctctctctcactctctctctctctctctctctctctctctctctctctctctctctctctctctctctctctctctctctctctctctcacttactcactcaatcTTTTgcctctctctgtgcctctgagTTGAGCTCCACGTGTGGTTTCTGTCTGAGAAATTCAGTACGGTTTGGATTTATATGCTGTGGGAGTGTCTGGGGTGAACGCACTCCTCCTCTCatagtcagtctctctctctctctctctctctctctctctctctctctctcttttcctccctcactcactctatccatctctctccttCACATTTTATGCAAATATCCCAGctggcagcatggtggtggtgagCTATCAGCGCCCTTATTTTAACCCTCACTTTTCTGGACTGTTTTCACACCAAGTTCACATCTTTCAGCGTTGTTTCTGTTGTCCTC contains the following coding sequences:
- the scxa gene encoding basic helix-loop-helix transcription factor scleraxis, with the protein product MSFAMVRPAPSRYLYSDISMMSEDEENGSESSGSDDRSFQLDASGYELKVGGRKRKPGSGGGGGHIGGLLPGTAGSPPGEGRKRNVANARERDRTNSVNTAFTALRTLIPTEPADRKLSKIETLRLASSYISHLGNVLLVGEACGDGQPCHSGGPSTAYYHHHGSPTCDSENSQPKQICTFCLSNQRKMGKDRERKTALRN